The Actinomycetota bacterium genomic sequence TGATAAGTTGAATTGATCTTGAAAATGGACATGCTAAATGCTGGTTCCTGGTTCCTGGTTCCTGGTTCTATGTGCCGGCTCTATGTTCCCAGCTCGGATGAATAGGCATCTACATAGACTTCCCTGGTGTGGTCGACACGGGCGACATATTCCCTGGTTTCCTTCCAGGGGATGTCAGTGATCGAACTGAACGGCCGGTTTTCTTTTTTGGCGTCCGCCAGCCACCGGTCCACGTTCTCGGTGCCGCCGTTGTAGGCTGCAAGCGCCACCTCGGCGTTGCCGTATCGTTCCATGAGGTAACCGAGATACCAGCAGCCGTAGGCGATGTTAATATCCGGGTTTTTGAGGTCGGCGATAACAAAATCGGCGCCTCCGGTCTTGGCGGCGATCCAGGTCGCCGTAGTCGGCATCAGCTGCATGAGCCCTACCGCACCCGCCGTGGACCGCGAGCCGTCCTCAAAGCCGCTCTCCTCGAAGATCACAGCCGCCACCAGGGCCGGATCGAGGTGGTTCTGGCTGGCGGAGCGATTGATGAGGTCGGCGTGATCGAGCGGGTACCATATGCGGGCATACCATCCGGGCATCGTCATCTGCACCGCGACGACTCCGGCCACAGCCAGAACCGTAAGAATGACGAGCGCCAGTATGATCTTTTTCAGCAATGCTCAGGGGTCCTTCCTGGAGACTGCGGCTTCGTCGGCGATCGCGGCTACCGTCGCGGATATGAATTCATCAAGCTCTTCCGGAGAACGGACATTGTCATAGACGTAGTCACTGCGTTTACGCTTTTCGGACTCCGGGAGCTGGCGGGAGGCGCGGCGTTCGAAGTCCGCCAGACCCACCCTTCCCTCATGACGAGTCATGCGAACATCTTCGGAGGCCGTCACCAGGACGATGCGGTCGAAATCCTTTTCCATTCCCGCCTCGAACAGCATCGGCAGCTCGACTACGGCCATGGGCGCGGATCGGACCTCATCGGTCGCCAGCCAGCCATCGATCTCCTTCCTGACCAGGGGGAAGAGGATCTGTTCGAGACGCTTCAGTTGCTCGTCCCTGGCGAAGACGATCTCGCTGATCAAGCCGCGGCCTGCTTCTCCGGAGGGAATAGCATCCATGCCAAGGTTTTCCGCGACCCTGGCGCGAACCTCGGGGCGCTCGAGCAGATCATGGACCACGCTGTCGGAATTGAGCACGGCGGCGCCCCGCGCCGCGAACATGAGCAGCGCGGTGCTCTTGCCGGAGCCGATGCCCCCTGTCAGGGCGATGCGAATCGGTGTTTGTCTTTTGGGCTGTCCACTCATATCTTGCTCCTGAATAAAAAAGCGCCCCGCCGAAGGCGGGGCGCGTAATCGCTTGGGCTATGAAAAAGCTTACGCTTTTTCAGCTCCACCGCCTTCGGTTTGCTCTTCCGCCGGTGCTTCGGATTCGGTCTCAGCCGTTGCTTCTGCTTCGACTTCGACTTCTGCCTCGGCCGGGGCTTCAGTTTCCTCATCTACAGTATCTTTCAGTTCCGGCGCGGCGGCAAGTTCGGTCTCGCTGTCGGCTTCCGGCAGGCTGTCGGTGAGGGTGGCTTCTTCTATAGCTTCCTCTTCGACTGGCGGCTCGTAGCCGGGCCTGTCCGGGAAGACTTCATCACTGAGGCCCAGGTTGGATGCGTCGGCGTAATTTTCCTCTTCCTCGGGAGCGGCGGTTTCAGCAGCCGGGGCTGCAACGGCTTCGGTCTCCTCGCCCGCTTCCCCTTCTTCCGCACCTTCCTCTTCATGAAGGCGCTTTATGCTCAGGGACAGGCGGCGGCGCTGGGCGTCGATCTCGATCACCTTGACCTCGATCTCATCACCGACAGCGACGACCTCCTCGGGCTTCTCAACGTGATGGCTGGCCAGCTCGGAGATGTGGACCAGGCCCTCGATACCCTCGCTGATCTGCACGAAAGCGCCGAAGCTTACCAGTTTGGTGACGGTGCCGGTCATGATGTCGCCGACCTGATGAGCGTCGACCAGGCTCTTCCAGGGATCTTCCTGTGTCTGCTTGAGACCCAGGGAGACGCGCTGGCGATCGCGGTCGATGTCAAGGACCTTGACGTTGACCTTCTGTCCGACGGTGAGTACCTCGGACGGATGGTTGACGTGGCCCCATGAAAGTTCTGAGATATGGATGAGTCCGTCGATGCCTTCCAGATCCACGAAGGCGCCGAAGTCGACGATGTTGGAGATGATGCCCTCGACGACGTCTCCCGGCTGTAGCTTGCCCAGGATCTGTTCCCGGACTTCCTTGCGCTCCTCTTCGAGGACGGCGCGGCGCGAGAGCACGACGTTGTTGCGGCTGCGGTTGAGTTCTATCACCTTGCAGGTAAGGACGCGGCCCATGTATTCGTCAAGGTTCTGGATTCGCCTGATGTCAACCAGTGACGCCGGCAGGAAGCCGCGGACTCCGAGGTCCAGGATCAGGCCGCCCTTGACGACCTCGATGACGGTGCCGTCGATGGTGCCGCCCCTCTGCTCGACCTCTTCGATCTTCTTCCAGGCCTGCTCGAAACGGGCGCGTTTCTTGGAGAGGATGAGACGCCCCTCGGCGTCTTCCTTCTGCATGACCAGCGCGTCGATCCTGTCGCCGACGCTCACTTCATCTTCGGTGCTGACGGATTTGCGGATCGACAGCTCGCTCGCCGGGATAACGCCTTCCGACTTGTAGCCTATATCCACCAGGATCTCGTCCTTGTCGATCCGGACAACCTCGCCGGAGACAATGTCGCCTTCCTGGAACTCCGTGATGGTGGCGTCGTAGTTGGGTTCTTCCTTCCCGTCTACGATCTTGAGCAGTCCCCCACTCCCTTCAACCAGAGTAATCTCTTCTTCTTCGTTTGTTTTTTGCATTTAGTTGTTGGTTTCCTTTCACAAAAATTTGGCGCGCAGGCGCAGCAGCGCTTTGCGTGCCAGAAGTAATTATACATAAGCGAAGAAAGGTATGGAAGCTGTGATAGTCAGTAATGCTGATTCCGGGTTATGTCGCATTGATGCCGGATGGCTCACGCAGAGGCATTGTGGGCTACTTTGCCTCCACCCAGGTGTCGCCGACGCCGACATCGACCTCCAGCGGCGGATCGAGCTGCCAGGCGCCCGCCATCTCCCGCCGCGCCAGCTCGGCGACGGCATCGGTCTCTCCGTCGGGCGCCTCGAAGACCAGCTCATCGTGCACCTGCAGGACCAGCCGGGCGGTGAGGCCTTCGCTTGCCAGAGCGCGATCAGCGTTGATCATCGCGATCTTCATGATGTCGGCGGCGCTGCCCTGGATGACGGTGTTGACCGCCAGGCGCTCGCCAAGGCTGCGGATGCGGTTGTCGCTGGAGCGCAGCTCCGGGATCGGCCGGCGCCGGCCGAGCATGGTGCCGACATAACCTTCTTCCCGAGCCTGTTCGATTATCTGGTCACGGAAGGCGGCCACCCGCGGATAACGGGCGAGATAGGTCTCGATGTAGCCGGCGGCCTCCTCGCGGGAGATCCCCAGCTGCTCGGAAAGGCCGAAGCCGCTGATGCCGTACATGATGCCGAAGTTGACGGCTTTGGCGCGGCCCCGCTCGGTGCTTGTCACTTCGGCTGGTTTGAGGTTGAACACTTCAGCCGCCGTGTCGCGATGGACGTCCTCGCCGGCGGCGAATGCCTGGCGCAATTTCGGCTCTCCGGAGAGATGGGCCATGATGCGCAGCTCGACCTGTGAGTAATCGGCGACCACCAGGCGCGAGCCTTCCTCGGCGACGAAGCAGTCCCTGATCTTCTCGCCCATCGGGGTCCGTATGGGAATGTTCTGCAGGTTCGGGTCGCTTGAAGAGATGCGGCCGGTTGTGGTCACGGTCTGGTTGAAAGTCGTATGGATGCGCCAGGTGTCGGGGTCCGCGATCTGCGGCAGCGCCTGCAGGTAGGTGCCCGACAGCTTGGCCAGCTCCCGGTAGGTCTCGATCTTGGCGACGATCGGGTTGAGATCGCGCAGGTTTTTGAGGACGGAAGCGTCGGTGGAGTAGCCGCTCTTGGTCTTCTTCCCGTGAGGAAGCTGCAGCTTTTCAAAGAGTATGATCGCCAGTTGCTGGGGCGAGTCGATGTTGAAGTCTTCTTCCCCGGCCAGTTTGTGGATCTCGTCGGCCAGCTGGTCGAGCTGATCGGCCACTCGCGAGGCCAGCTCACCCAACCGCGGCAGATCGATCCGTATGCCGGT encodes the following:
- the rpsA gene encoding 30S ribosomal protein S1, producing the protein MQKTNEEEEITLVEGSGGLLKIVDGKEEPNYDATITEFQEGDIVSGEVVRIDKDEILVDIGYKSEGVIPASELSIRKSVSTEDEVSVGDRIDALVMQKEDAEGRLILSKKRARFEQAWKKIEEVEQRGGTIDGTVIEVVKGGLILDLGVRGFLPASLVDIRRIQNLDEYMGRVLTCKVIELNRSRNNVVLSRRAVLEEERKEVREQILGKLQPGDVVEGIISNIVDFGAFVDLEGIDGLIHISELSWGHVNHPSEVLTVGQKVNVKVLDIDRDRQRVSLGLKQTQEDPWKSLVDAHQVGDIMTGTVTKLVSFGAFVQISEGIEGLVHISELASHHVEKPEEVVAVGDEIEVKVIEIDAQRRRLSLSIKRLHEEEGAEEGEAGEETEAVAAPAAETAAPEEEENYADASNLGLSDEVFPDRPGYEPPVEEEAIEEATLTDSLPEADSETELAAAPELKDTVDEETEAPAEAEVEVEAEATAETESEAPAEEQTEGGGAEKA
- the coaE gene encoding dephospho-CoA kinase (Dephospho-CoA kinase (CoaE) performs the final step in coenzyme A biosynthesis.), whose amino-acid sequence is MSGQPKRQTPIRIALTGGIGSGKSTALLMFAARGAAVLNSDSVVHDLLERPEVRARVAENLGMDAIPSGEAGRGLISEIVFARDEQLKRLEQILFPLVRKEIDGWLATDEVRSAPMAVVELPMLFEAGMEKDFDRIVLVTASEDVRMTRHEGRVGLADFERRASRQLPESEKRKRSDYVYDNVRSPEELDEFISATVAAIADEAAVSRKDP
- a CDS encoding lytic transglycosylase domain-containing protein encodes the protein MLKKIILALVILTVLAVAGVVAVQMTMPGWYARIWYPLDHADLINRSASQNHLDPALVAAVIFEESGFEDGSRSTAGAVGLMQLMPTTATWIAAKTGGADFVIADLKNPDINIAYGCWYLGYLMERYGNAEVALAAYNGGTENVDRWLADAKKENRPFSSITDIPWKETREYVARVDHTREVYVDAYSSELGT